Below is a genomic region from Puniceicoccaceae bacterium.
GCCGCATGCCAGGGATTCCGCAACCACGATCCCAAAATTTTCCTGATGCGAGGGCAGGATGAATGCCTCTGACGCCTGCAACAGTCCCCACTTTACGGCATCACGAACCATCGGCAGCCATTCAATGGATTGGATCGGCCCACCTTTCTGCAGTTGTTGGGAACGCATTTTCAAGTCCTGCAACCAACTCTGATTTTCACAG
It encodes:
- a CDS encoding glycosyltransferase; amino-acid sequence: CENQSWLQDLKMRSQQLQKGGPIQSIEWLPMVRDAVKWGLLQASEAFILPSHQENFGIVVAESLACGTPVLLSDKVNVWEEASTGGAGFVATDDLDGTASLLRQWLALDAEQRQQRRSAARA